From Pirellulales bacterium, one genomic window encodes:
- the murJ gene encoding murein biosynthesis integral membrane protein MurJ, whose amino-acid sequence MSTGERHPLVSGTVVTSLGTLASRILGLVRDTATAALFGLAAGGVLDALVIAFRIPNLFRALFGEGALTASYLPIFTQARQEHHEQGWQLFRATLKGLAILLALVTLLVEVGIGVWAWLAKDDPQALLLAGLSAVLLPYLILVCLTAIISATLQGLGRFAAPAFAPAALNVCWILGAWWIAPHASSNPVTQGYVLAGCILLGGVVQWLVQWPALRQAGFKIRKRDLPQKEQVRTQARVADHLRHIRLGMIPTTLALTVTQLNTLSDSLVAWILAAPKDGPYTISWLGNVRYPMQQGAAAAIYFGERLYQFPLGLIGIAAATVAFPLLSQHAARGDRAALAEDLTLGLRMVLLAAVPSAVGLVVLAEPIARLLFQHGRFTADDAVRAAGMIAVYGAGVWAYCALPVLVRSFYAVGDRITPLRVALAAVVLNLALDFTLIWPLAEEGLAAATAISAALQAVALALLFSKHHVPLAWRKLTFTALRACAASAAMGAAGALLLHALPLSDGDWNACLRAVAPVVAAVAVYGGVLALVGRSEWADFFGRK is encoded by the coding sequence ATGTCTACCGGCGAACGTCATCCTTTGGTTTCCGGCACCGTCGTCACCAGCTTGGGCACGCTTGCCAGCCGGATCTTGGGTTTGGTGCGCGATACCGCCACGGCGGCGCTGTTTGGATTGGCGGCCGGCGGCGTGCTCGATGCGCTGGTCATTGCTTTTCGCATTCCCAATTTATTTCGCGCCCTGTTTGGCGAAGGCGCGCTCACGGCCAGCTACCTGCCGATTTTTACCCAAGCGCGGCAGGAACATCACGAACAAGGCTGGCAATTGTTTCGCGCCACCCTGAAGGGGCTGGCCATTTTGTTGGCGCTAGTGACGCTGCTGGTCGAGGTGGGCATCGGCGTGTGGGCGTGGCTGGCAAAAGATGATCCGCAAGCGCTGTTGCTGGCCGGATTGAGCGCCGTGCTGTTGCCCTACTTGATTCTGGTTTGCCTCACGGCCATTATCTCGGCCACGCTGCAAGGGCTGGGTCGCTTTGCCGCGCCGGCCTTCGCCCCCGCAGCGCTGAATGTTTGTTGGATTTTGGGTGCATGGTGGATTGCGCCGCATGCTTCCAGCAATCCGGTAACGCAGGGATACGTGTTGGCCGGGTGCATTTTGCTGGGGGGCGTGGTGCAATGGCTGGTGCAATGGCCGGCGCTACGACAAGCAGGGTTCAAAATTCGCAAGCGCGACCTTCCGCAAAAGGAACAAGTCCGCACTCAGGCCCGCGTTGCCGATCACTTGCGCCACATTCGTCTGGGCATGATTCCCACAACGCTGGCCTTGACGGTTACGCAATTGAACACGCTTTCCGATAGCCTGGTCGCCTGGATATTGGCGGCGCCCAAGGATGGCCCGTACACCATTTCGTGGTTGGGCAACGTTCGTTATCCGATGCAGCAAGGTGCCGCGGCGGCAATCTATTTTGGGGAGCGGCTGTATCAGTTCCCGCTGGGATTGATTGGCATTGCCGCCGCCACGGTTGCGTTCCCGCTGCTCAGCCAGCATGCCGCGCGCGGAGATCGCGCCGCCTTGGCCGAAGATTTAACGCTGGGGCTGCGGATGGTGCTGTTGGCCGCCGTTCCCAGCGCTGTCGGCCTGGTGGTGTTGGCCGAACCGATTGCGCGATTGCTGTTTCAGCACGGCCGCTTCACCGCCGACGATGCCGTTCGCGCCGCCGGCATGATTGCCGTGTACGGCGCCGGCGTGTGGGCGTACTGCGCACTGCCCGTGCTGGTGCGCAGCTTTTACGCCGTGGGCGATCGAATCACGCCGCTCCGCGTGGCGCTGGCGGCGGTGGTACTAAACCTGGCGCTAGATTTCACTCTGATTTGGCCGCTAGCGGAAGAAGGGTTGGCCGCGGCCACGGCCATTTCGGCCGCGCTGCAAGCAGTCGCATTGGCCCTGTTGTTTTCCAAACATCACGTGCCGTTGGCATGGCGAAAATTAACTTTCACGGCGCTGCGAGCCTGTGCCGCTTCTGCCGCCATGGGGGCCGCCGGCGCGCTGTTGTTGCACGCCTTGCCCTTGAGCGATGGCGATTGGAACGCATGTTTACGGGCCGTCGCGCCGGTGGTTGCTGCGGTGGCGGTTTATGGCGGCGTGCTGGCCCTCGTGGGCCGCTCGGAATGGGCCGATTTTTTTGGACGAAAATAA
- a CDS encoding vWA domain-containing protein produces MCGKAVGNIRGLGPLCLLGAAALFVAALISTGCEIKIEPPAEKPPPVIKLPPAQAALVGLGARVEKQQAEAAAAKATRSNFHSADTHAADRPPQAETTPRPHREDILLAANDQPAQNKGNRPGGVSGGKFDVPQAVEQIALEINDALELRKTLVVLLVEQTSKASSLVGSVADRFTQLAHELEKTHAGQFQMAVAGYSDGVNWILPEPAGDANAIETALLAAKDTKGDKAHVFAAVNQACGKFLPQRMHGWEVIFVVAGSSPGDDLNLADQAIKALRKAAVPVYGIGPAAPFGSPRFKVNASRRAGGTGDMAERQYESLFPERIQLSLSGNQNTVDLNDSGYGPFGLARLCWQTQGKFFRQHAPKSAGWIYDANAGDIKPELLLQYAPDYVDEAQYQQLLQENKCRLALHNAAMLPPAEGLGQVTTEFRKEKDEAALAKNITNAQKAAAIDDQPLQRLYDALVAGEGDRPKLTGARWQAGYDLAMGQVLAAKARLDGYNAILAIIKQGKAFANADSAKWVLEPANENAAGSVLDKMTKKSRAYLQRVVAEHPGTPWAAVAERELKYPAGWKLEEK; encoded by the coding sequence ATGTGTGGGAAAGCTGTTGGCAACATCCGCGGATTAGGGCCTTTGTGCCTGCTGGGGGCCGCCGCGCTGTTTGTGGCCGCGCTAATTTCCACGGGCTGCGAAATTAAAATTGAACCGCCGGCTGAAAAGCCGCCGCCGGTAATTAAACTCCCTCCGGCGCAGGCGGCCTTAGTTGGTTTGGGCGCCAGGGTAGAAAAGCAGCAGGCTGAAGCGGCCGCCGCCAAAGCGACAAGGAGCAATTTTCATTCGGCAGATACACACGCCGCCGACAGGCCGCCCCAAGCCGAAACAACACCCAGGCCGCATCGGGAAGATATTCTACTAGCGGCCAACGACCAGCCAGCGCAAAACAAAGGAAACCGGCCAGGGGGCGTCAGCGGCGGAAAGTTCGACGTGCCGCAGGCGGTCGAGCAAATTGCGCTGGAAATTAACGACGCTTTGGAGCTGCGCAAAACGCTGGTCGTGTTGCTAGTGGAGCAAACCTCCAAAGCCAGTTCGCTGGTCGGCTCGGTTGCCGATCGGTTTACTCAATTGGCGCACGAGCTGGAAAAAACGCATGCCGGCCAATTTCAAATGGCGGTCGCCGGTTACAGCGACGGGGTGAATTGGATCTTGCCCGAGCCGGCCGGCGATGCCAACGCGATTGAGACCGCGCTCTTGGCCGCCAAAGACACCAAGGGGGATAAAGCGCACGTTTTTGCCGCCGTAAATCAAGCCTGCGGCAAGTTCTTGCCGCAACGCATGCACGGTTGGGAAGTGATTTTTGTAGTCGCCGGCAGCTCGCCCGGGGACGATTTGAATTTGGCCGATCAAGCGATTAAAGCGCTCCGCAAAGCCGCCGTGCCGGTGTACGGCATTGGTCCGGCGGCGCCATTTGGTTCGCCGCGGTTTAAGGTGAACGCCTCGCGGCGTGCCGGGGGAACAGGCGACATGGCGGAACGGCAATACGAATCGCTGTTTCCGGAGCGAATTCAATTATCGCTCTCCGGAAATCAAAACACGGTCGATTTGAACGATTCTGGTTATGGTCCGTTCGGCCTCGCGCGATTGTGCTGGCAGACGCAAGGAAAATTCTTCCGGCAGCATGCTCCCAAATCGGCCGGCTGGATATACGACGCCAATGCCGGCGACATCAAGCCGGAGCTGCTGCTTCAATACGCGCCGGATTACGTGGACGAGGCACAATATCAGCAGTTACTGCAAGAAAACAAATGCCGGTTGGCGCTGCATAACGCCGCCATGTTGCCGCCGGCCGAAGGCTTGGGCCAGGTCACCACGGAGTTCCGCAAGGAAAAAGATGAAGCGGCCTTGGCCAAGAACATCACCAACGCGCAAAAAGCGGCCGCCATTGACGATCAGCCGCTGCAACGCCTGTACGATGCCCTCGTGGCCGGCGAAGGAGATCGCCCCAAGCTGACTGGCGCGCGGTGGCAGGCAGGTTACGATTTAGCCATGGGCCAAGTGTTGGCGGCTAAAGCACGGCTGGACGGATACAATGCCATTTTGGCGATCATCAAGCAGGGCAAAGCGTTTGCCAACGCCGACAGCGCGAAATGGGTGCTGGAGCCAGCCAACGAAAATGCCGCCGGCAGCGTGCTGGATAAAATGACCAAAAAATCGCGCGCCTATTTGCAGCGCGTGGTCGCCGAACACCCTGGCACACCCTGGGCCGCCGTGGCCGAGCGTGAATTAAAATATCCAGCCGGCTGGAAGCTGGAAGAAAAGTGA
- a CDS encoding hemin uptake protein HemP, with protein sequence MLLTEMTIEKSMPTDAAALPSGMPASEVRPPVYSSTELLQGRREAWIEHGQQMYRLRLTHAGKLYLTK encoded by the coding sequence ATGTTGCTAACAGAAATGACGATCGAAAAATCTATGCCGACGGATGCCGCAGCGCTGCCCAGCGGCATGCCGGCGTCGGAAGTTCGTCCACCGGTGTATAGTTCGACAGAATTGCTGCAAGGCCGCCGCGAAGCTTGGATCGAGCACGGTCAGCAAATGTATCGCTTGCGGCTGACGCACGCAGGCAAGCTTTATTTAACGAAATGA
- the thyX gene encoding FAD-dependent thymidylate synthase — MPTNASLADELRWKKIPVLDDGFVCLVDVMGDDQAIVQAARVSYGEGTRKVSDDRGLIRYLMRHRHTTPFEMAEIKFLVRVPMDCWRQWIRHRTANVNEYSTRYSLAIDAAQATPPTQWRIQATGNRQGSGGAVTAEVGAKLSATEAEFQIHARRMYEERINSGVAREQARKDLPLSTYTEAYWKIDLHNLLHFLALRMDSHAQEEIRAYATALGEKIVQPLFPLVWEAFVDYRLEAMYLTRLDRELIGRLMNRLAAAGRARGTAEDLLAVQDPTWVELNRSRERDECREKLILLGLLEAGD; from the coding sequence ATGCCCACGAACGCCTCCCTTGCCGACGAGCTGCGCTGGAAAAAAATTCCCGTGTTGGACGACGGCTTTGTCTGCCTGGTTGACGTGATGGGAGACGATCAGGCAATCGTGCAAGCAGCGCGGGTAAGCTATGGCGAAGGAACCCGCAAAGTTTCTGACGATCGGGGCCTCATTCGGTATCTGATGCGGCACCGGCACACCACGCCGTTTGAAATGGCGGAAATCAAATTTTTGGTGCGCGTGCCCATGGATTGTTGGCGGCAATGGATTCGCCATCGCACGGCCAACGTCAACGAGTACAGCACGCGCTATTCGCTGGCCATCGATGCCGCCCAGGCCACGCCCCCCACGCAATGGCGCATTCAGGCCACGGGCAATCGCCAAGGCAGCGGCGGAGCCGTCACCGCCGAAGTAGGAGCCAAGCTTTCGGCTACCGAGGCGGAATTCCAAATCCACGCGCGCCGGATGTATGAAGAACGCATTAATTCCGGCGTGGCCCGGGAACAGGCCCGCAAAGATTTGCCCCTCTCCACGTATACCGAGGCGTACTGGAAAATCGACCTACATAATCTGCTGCATTTTTTGGCGCTGCGGATGGATTCGCACGCCCAGGAAGAAATTCGGGCTTATGCCACGGCGCTGGGGGAAAAAATTGTGCAGCCGTTGTTCCCGCTGGTGTGGGAAGCGTTTGTCGATTACCGCCTGGAAGCCATGTATCTGACGCGGCTGGATCGGGAGTTGATCGGCCGGCTGATGAATCGCTTGGCGGCCGCCGGCCGGGCCCGTGGAACCGCCGAAGATTTACTGGCGGTGCAGGACCCTACCTGGGTTGAATTGAACCGCAGTCGCGAACGGGACGAATGCCGCGAAAAACTAATTTTGCTGGGGCTGTTGGAAGCCGGCGACTAA
- the cutA gene encoding divalent-cation tolerance protein CutA: MSEEFVQIVTTTASQENAKKIAQALLEQRLAACVQMVGPVKSVYRWKGEIETAVEWQCWIKTRRAKFDAVSQVIRQFHTYEVPEILAVPILAGSEAYLRWVGEETG; the protein is encoded by the coding sequence ATGTCCGAAGAATTCGTTCAAATTGTCACGACGACGGCCAGCCAGGAAAACGCCAAGAAAATTGCCCAGGCACTGTTGGAGCAGCGCTTGGCGGCGTGCGTGCAAATGGTTGGTCCGGTGAAAAGCGTGTATCGCTGGAAGGGGGAAATTGAAACTGCCGTGGAATGGCAGTGCTGGATTAAAACTCGCCGCGCCAAATTCGACGCCGTGAGCCAAGTGATTCGCCAATTTCACACCTACGAAGTGCCGGAAATTCTGGCCGTGCCCATCCTGGCCGGGTCGGAAGCTTATTTGCGCTGGGTGGGTGAAGAAACAGGCTGA
- a CDS encoding glutamate-ammonia-ligase adenylyltransferase: QNLMTLSQERIRFLSTRRCRHFLASIAPRLLPAIAATPDPDQTLVNLSKVSDSLGGKGVLWELFSFNPPSLHMYVELCASSPYLSSILISNPGMIDELMDSLVLDKLPSRETLEANLKELAHGAEDLDLILHSFKNAQVLRVGVRDILGKEDIVATCSALADIAEVCLRQITRTEYGKLSAKLGEPMIAEGDRTGEPSEFIVLAMGKFGGCEINYHSDLDMVFLYQADGGTFHARRSRRSGETTTNQHFFSELGQRVIKAGSQLGPHGRLYEIDPRLRPTGKSGALATSLAEFRRYFEDGSGQLWERQALCKARVVYGSNIAAAEALQAVLDCAYRRAWQPEYADEIRHMRQRMEHTAKPTNLKRGPGGLVDVEFLAQMLQLKHGGEHPEVREPATLRALEKLEKIGAITRDDFEFFSTSYRVLLAMVSRLRLMNTTARHDLPDDPEEQVKLARLLEYPDREKMLLDCQRLTRENRARFDKIFAREGAGTGGGGI, encoded by the coding sequence CAGAATTTGATGACGCTATCGCAGGAGCGGATTCGGTTTTTATCGACGCGGCGATGCCGGCACTTTCTGGCTTCGATTGCTCCGCGGCTGCTGCCGGCGATTGCCGCCACGCCTGATCCGGATCAAACGCTGGTCAACCTCAGCAAGGTGAGCGATTCGCTGGGCGGAAAAGGGGTGTTGTGGGAGCTGTTCAGCTTCAATCCGCCGTCGCTGCACATGTACGTGGAGCTGTGTGCTTCGAGCCCGTACCTATCGAGCATTCTGATCAGCAATCCCGGCATGATTGACGAGCTGATGGACAGCTTGGTGCTGGATAAGCTGCCGTCGCGCGAAACGCTGGAAGCCAATCTCAAGGAGCTGGCGCACGGAGCGGAAGATTTGGACCTGATTTTGCACAGCTTCAAAAACGCTCAGGTGTTGCGGGTAGGCGTGCGCGATATTTTGGGGAAGGAAGATATTGTGGCCACGTGCAGCGCGCTAGCAGACATTGCCGAAGTGTGCCTGCGGCAGATCACGCGCACCGAATATGGCAAGCTGTCGGCCAAGCTGGGCGAGCCGATGATTGCCGAAGGAGACCGCACCGGGGAGCCATCGGAATTTATTGTGCTGGCGATGGGCAAATTCGGGGGCTGCGAAATTAACTATCACAGCGATTTGGACATGGTGTTTTTGTACCAGGCCGACGGCGGCACGTTCCATGCCCGGCGCAGCCGACGCAGCGGCGAGACAACGACTAATCAACATTTTTTCAGCGAGCTGGGGCAACGCGTCATTAAAGCCGGCAGCCAGCTGGGCCCGCATGGGCGGCTGTACGAAATTGATCCGCGGCTGCGGCCGACAGGAAAAAGCGGGGCCTTGGCGACCTCGCTGGCCGAATTTCGCCGCTACTTCGAGGATGGAAGCGGCCAACTGTGGGAACGGCAGGCGCTGTGCAAGGCCCGGGTGGTGTACGGCTCGAACATTGCCGCGGCCGAGGCTCTGCAGGCGGTGCTCGATTGCGCATACCGCCGTGCGTGGCAGCCGGAATACGCCGACGAAATTCGCCACATGCGGCAGCGGATGGAACACACGGCCAAGCCCACGAACTTAAAGCGTGGGCCGGGTGGCTTGGTCGACGTGGAATTTCTGGCGCAAATGCTGCAACTCAAGCATGGGGGCGAGCATCCGGAAGTGCGCGAGCCGGCCACGCTGCGGGCGCTGGAAAAACTCGAAAAAATTGGGGCCATTACCCGCGATGATTTTGAATTCTTCAGCACCAGTTATCGCGTGCTGTTGGCGATGGTTAGCCGGCTGCGGCTGATGAACACCACGGCCCGGCACGATTTGCCCGATGATCCGGAGGAGCAAGTAAAGCTTGCCCGGCTGCTGGAATACCCTGACCGCGAAAAAATGTTGCTCGATTGCCAGCGGCTAACGCGGGAAAACCGGGCCCGGTTCGACAAAATTTTCGCCCGCGAAGGAGCCGGCACCGGCGGCGGGGGAATTTGA
- a CDS encoding DUF4440 domain-containing protein — protein MALQEEILALNKKLLDAITAGDWKAYEELCHPQLTCFEPEANGQLVQGLGFHKFYFDLPNGGGTRNTTLISPHVIFCGEDVAVVAYVRLTQKLGSDGNPVTTAMQETRIWQREAGRWRHVHFHRSAC, from the coding sequence ATGGCCTTACAAGAAGAAATTCTCGCGCTCAATAAAAAACTGCTCGACGCCATTACGGCCGGCGATTGGAAGGCGTACGAAGAGCTGTGTCATCCGCAGCTCACGTGCTTCGAGCCGGAAGCCAACGGCCAGTTAGTGCAGGGCCTGGGATTTCATAAGTTTTATTTCGACTTGCCTAATGGGGGCGGCACGCGCAATACCACCTTAATTTCGCCTCACGTGATTTTTTGCGGTGAAGATGTGGCGGTTGTCGCCTATGTGCGGCTGACGCAAAAGCTTGGTTCGGATGGAAATCCCGTCACCACGGCCATGCAGGAAACGCGCATTTGGCAGCGCGAAGCGGGGCGCTGGCGGCACGTCCATTTTCACCGCTCGGCCTGCTAA
- a CDS encoding ThuA domain-containing protein codes for MKSATTKLVALWAAWSFAATCALAQGTLTANGVAAPPKLKALLFSGGGYHDYKKLTPIITDGIKKYAHVDFDVKWIDTGDDLKLLGDPKLGDGYDAIVYDICYAGSENNTKLPVGADTDIINNALRVTKEGKPTLMLHCSMHTFMADDDWTDCCGQRTRVHDKYEPFTVEKVSHDHPAVKHFPDTWKTDGDELYRTINFPESSTALLQARSPLPDQNGKVSVVCWAHTYGKGPVFGTTLGHDTKTVAQDAYLRLLADGLLWACGKLDAEGNPLAGYGSAN; via the coding sequence ATGAAATCCGCAACGACGAAGTTGGTGGCACTCTGGGCAGCCTGGAGTTTCGCAGCGACATGTGCACTGGCGCAAGGAACGCTGACGGCGAACGGCGTTGCAGCCCCGCCCAAGCTTAAAGCGCTGCTGTTTTCCGGCGGCGGATATCACGATTACAAAAAACTCACGCCGATCATTACCGACGGCATCAAAAAATACGCCCATGTCGATTTCGACGTGAAGTGGATCGACACAGGCGATGATCTTAAACTGCTGGGCGACCCGAAGCTGGGCGACGGGTACGACGCCATCGTTTACGATATTTGCTACGCCGGCTCGGAAAATAACACGAAGCTGCCGGTAGGCGCCGACACGGATATCATCAACAACGCCCTGCGCGTCACCAAGGAAGGCAAGCCTACGCTGATGCTGCATTGCTCCATGCACACCTTCATGGCCGACGACGATTGGACCGATTGCTGCGGCCAGCGGACGCGCGTGCACGACAAATACGAACCGTTCACAGTAGAAAAAGTGAGCCACGATCATCCGGCCGTAAAACACTTTCCCGACACCTGGAAAACCGACGGGGACGAGTTGTATCGGACCATCAATTTTCCGGAATCTTCGACGGCGCTGTTGCAAGCGCGCAGTCCGCTGCCGGACCAAAACGGCAAAGTAAGCGTCGTCTGCTGGGCGCATACTTATGGCAAGGGGCCGGTCTTCGGCACGACGCTGGGACACGATACCAAGACCGTCGCCCAAGATGCCTACCTGCGACTCTTGGCCGACGGCTTATTGTGGGCTTGTGGAAAGCTGGATGCGGAGGGAAATCCGCTGGCCGGGTACGGCTCGGCGAACTAA
- a CDS encoding YceH family protein — MNEHTAAPATESTAPSPPRWKPLGRIDRRVVGVLVEKAKTTPDQYPMTMNGLINGCNQKSNRDPQMQLEEADISDSLDRLKGVGAAIEVQGSGRVPKYRHLLYEWLGVSKMELAVMTELLLRGAQTEGELRSRAARMEPIADLNALREILQSLRAKRLVIDLTPPGRGQIISHNLYEPDELQRLKEKLPSGSYEPEAHSAPPTPASSTGSAARSAPARSAPASSAPAGSAPAGSASDEWQSLRSELAELRHELEALMETVRQQEREIADLRSSLGG; from the coding sequence ATGAACGAACACACTGCCGCCCCGGCCACCGAATCGACGGCCCCCTCGCCGCCGCGCTGGAAGCCGTTGGGACGCATCGATCGCCGTGTGGTCGGCGTGCTGGTCGAAAAAGCGAAAACCACGCCCGATCAATATCCCATGACCATGAATGGGCTGATCAACGGCTGCAATCAAAAGAGCAACCGCGATCCGCAAATGCAGTTGGAAGAAGCAGACATCAGCGATTCGCTCGACCGGCTGAAAGGGGTTGGAGCCGCCATCGAAGTGCAAGGCAGCGGCCGCGTGCCCAAGTATCGCCATCTGCTTTACGAATGGCTGGGCGTGAGCAAAATGGAGCTGGCCGTCATGACGGAGTTGCTCCTGCGCGGCGCCCAAACCGAAGGGGAATTGCGGAGCCGCGCCGCCCGGATGGAGCCAATTGCCGATTTGAATGCCCTGCGCGAAATTCTCCAATCGCTGCGTGCCAAGCGATTAGTGATCGATCTCACGCCCCCCGGCCGCGGCCAAATCATCAGCCACAATTTGTACGAACCCGATGAACTACAGCGGCTGAAAGAAAAATTGCCCAGCGGCAGTTACGAGCCGGAAGCACACTCGGCGCCGCCAACTCCGGCTTCTTCGACCGGATCGGCTGCCAGGAGTGCGCCTGCCAGGAGTGCGCCTGCCAGCAGCGCACCCGCCGGCAGCGCACCCGCCGGCAGCGCATCGGACGAATGGCAATCGCTGCGAAGCGAATTGGCGGAATTGCGCCACGAACTGGAAGCGCTCATGGAAACCGTCCGGCAGCAAGAACGCGAAATTGCGGATTTGAGATCATCGCTGGGCGGTTAG
- a CDS encoding P-II family nitrogen regulator, with the protein MKQIVAIIKPFLAEKVLESLKRAPLEAVSVREVKGYGRQKSYLDQYGDSEYSLAFLSKVELTLWVDDARSEEILRKIVEVARTGRMGDGKIFVLPATPAKTIEF; encoded by the coding sequence GTGAAACAAATTGTCGCCATCATCAAGCCGTTCCTCGCGGAGAAAGTGCTGGAAAGCCTGAAGCGTGCCCCGTTGGAGGCCGTCAGCGTCCGCGAAGTGAAGGGGTACGGCCGGCAAAAAAGCTATCTCGATCAATACGGCGACAGCGAATACTCGCTGGCCTTTCTTTCTAAAGTCGAGCTCACGCTGTGGGTCGACGACGCCCGGTCCGAGGAAATTTTGCGCAAAATTGTGGAAGTGGCCCGAACCGGCCGCATGGGCGACGGAAAAATTTTTGTGCTGCCGGCCACGCCAGCGAAAACGATTGAGTTTTGA
- the csrA gene encoding carbon storage regulator CsrA, translating to MLVLSRKQGQSIIIGHDIVVNVVDIGRGRVQIGVSAPAHMSIHREEIYQRIQQRGEQPSMSNWQAAELACSASC from the coding sequence ATGCTGGTGCTATCGCGAAAGCAGGGACAGTCGATCATCATTGGGCACGATATTGTGGTGAACGTGGTCGACATTGGCCGTGGCCGGGTGCAAATTGGCGTTTCGGCCCCGGCGCACATGTCCATCCACCGGGAAGAAATTTACCAGCGCATTCAGCAGCGCGGAGAGCAGCCGTCGATGAGCAATTGGCAAGCCGCCGAGCTCGCCTGCTCGGCAAGCTGCTAA
- a CDS encoding zinc metallopeptidase yields MFHMMFDPMYFLFIAPALLLALWAQFRVKSAYAQAQQQPAPLSGAAAARHILDQAGLQNVSIEMVPGEMTDHYDPRDKVLRLSAEVYQSRTLAAVGIAAHESGHALQDAKHYAPLLVRNAVVPAAGFGSNISMVLLLLGIIFSLPALLWAGIILFSAVVFFQIVNLPVEFDASARAKRELVALAIVPQQEMTYVNHVLNAAALTYVAATLQAILTLLYYVLRASGNSRR; encoded by the coding sequence ATGTTTCATATGATGTTCGATCCGATGTATTTCTTGTTTATCGCCCCGGCGTTGCTGTTGGCCCTGTGGGCACAGTTCCGCGTGAAATCGGCCTATGCGCAGGCTCAGCAGCAGCCGGCTCCGCTCAGCGGCGCCGCGGCTGCCCGGCATATTTTGGACCAGGCCGGTTTGCAGAACGTGAGCATTGAAATGGTGCCGGGCGAGATGACCGATCATTATGATCCGCGCGATAAAGTGTTGCGGCTGAGTGCGGAAGTATACCAAAGCCGCACGTTGGCGGCCGTGGGCATTGCAGCCCACGAATCGGGGCACGCCTTGCAAGATGCCAAGCACTACGCGCCCCTTTTGGTGCGCAATGCCGTCGTGCCGGCGGCGGGCTTTGGCTCCAACATTAGCATGGTGCTATTGTTGCTGGGAATTATTTTCAGCTTGCCGGCGCTTTTGTGGGCGGGCATTATTCTGTTCAGCGCCGTGGTGTTTTTTCAAATCGTCAATTTGCCGGTGGAATTTGACGCCAGCGCTCGGGCCAAGCGTGAATTAGTGGCCCTGGCCATTGTACCGCAGCAAGAAATGACGTACGTCAACCACGTGCTGAATGCCGCGGCGCTGACATACGTTGCGGCCACATTGCAAGCGATCCTGACGCTGCTGTACTATGTTCTTCGAGCCAGTGGCAACTCGCGGCGATAA
- a CDS encoding ferredoxin, whose protein sequence is MPTINFVNEKKEIQVADGANLRTEAKKAGVNLYYGFNGVGQSLNKIFNCHGFGFCGTCRVLITQGMQNANPMTIVEKIKFKAPLPDPLPCLSYIGHEDTMRLACCVKVHGDMTVVTNPQLDLFGENFFS, encoded by the coding sequence ATGCCCACCATCAACTTCGTTAATGAGAAAAAAGAAATTCAAGTCGCCGACGGGGCCAATCTTCGCACCGAGGCCAAAAAAGCCGGCGTGAATTTGTACTACGGCTTCAACGGCGTTGGCCAATCGCTCAATAAAATTTTCAACTGCCACGGTTTCGGCTTTTGCGGCACCTGCCGCGTGCTAATCACCCAGGGCATGCAAAACGCCAATCCGATGACCATCGTGGAAAAAATCAAATTCAAAGCGCCGTTGCCCGATCCGTTGCCATGCCTATCGTACATTGGGCACGAAGATACCATGCGTTTGGCCTGTTGCGTGAAGGTGCACGGCGACATGACTGTGGTCACGAATCCGCAGCTGGACCTGTTCGGCGAAAACTTTTTTAGTTGA